From Pelosinus fermentans DSM 17108, the proteins below share one genomic window:
- a CDS encoding LysR family transcriptional regulator has protein sequence MHEDLELYKIFHTVAFYKNISHAAESLYISQPAVSKSIKKLETLLDVKLFSRGSKGVTLTAEGKIFYEYIQKALHIIADGENVLIELKNKKQGMITIGVSTVLCKYFLLSHLKPFMKQYPEIKIKIINNTTFDTLKNIDQGMIDFGIVSRPFNISPYTFVKLADIQDIFVAEKEYLDSLQIVEPNEIFSKGIFMLLESDNITRQYIDQFLLENNIFIKPEVEINTMDFLIEFAKIGLGITVAIRNFVEKDLAEGTLIEIPVSPPMPARTVGIIYDKKRTLSIATETFLSYLQSHVLN, from the coding sequence ATGCATGAAGATTTAGAGCTTTATAAAATTTTTCATACGGTAGCCTTCTACAAAAATATTTCTCACGCGGCAGAATCCTTATATATAAGCCAGCCAGCCGTAAGTAAATCCATCAAAAAACTAGAAACCCTCTTAGATGTCAAATTATTTTCCCGAGGCTCCAAAGGAGTTACTCTTACTGCCGAAGGGAAAATCTTCTATGAATATATTCAAAAAGCACTTCATATCATTGCTGATGGAGAAAACGTATTAATCGAACTTAAGAACAAAAAGCAAGGCATGATTACCATTGGTGTCAGCACCGTATTATGCAAATACTTTCTTTTATCACATCTGAAGCCGTTTATGAAACAATATCCTGAAATAAAAATAAAGATCATTAATAACACAACCTTTGATACCCTAAAAAATATTGATCAAGGAATGATTGATTTCGGCATTGTCAGCCGCCCCTTTAACATCAGTCCTTATACCTTTGTTAAATTAGCAGATATCCAGGACATTTTTGTTGCAGAGAAGGAGTATTTAGACTCATTGCAGATCGTAGAACCTAATGAGATCTTTTCCAAAGGTATCTTTATGCTCCTAGAGTCAGATAATATAACAAGACAATATATAGATCAATTTTTATTGGAAAATAATATCTTTATCAAACCAGAAGTCGAAATCAATACGATGGATTTCCTCATTGAATTTGCCAAAATCGGGCTGGGTATTACCGTTGCCATCCGAAACTTTGTTGAGAAAGATCTCGCAGAAGGAACCCTCATTGAAATCCCAGTATCACCGCCCATGCCTGCGAGAACCGTCGGTATTATTTATGATAAGAAAAGAACCTTATCCATCGCTACAGAAACCTTTTTGTCTTATCTACAGTCTCACGTGCTTAACTAA
- a CDS encoding helix-turn-helix domain-containing protein, translating into MAITLEDRVFYGNNITMFKKNEDCTIYNMKDINGEGTMTCYKVFPGIDLLYNDFHVPSCFSEFRPKVDMLGIDHCREGRIEWEFQDGSYMYLEEGDLQINAKDNHALGFGFPLSHYHGITVAIYIDEALKTLPTLFDGFSVDLQALREKFCAGKRPFIMRAEDSIQHIFSELYTVPDKIRKNYFKIKVLELLLFLSVLDVPINSKERPYFPQKQVKTVKAIMKYISGNIDRHFTLNELSAKFDIPLTSLKLCFKGVYGTSINAYMRSYRMHAAALMLRQSNENVAVIAGKVGYDNSSKFAAAFKTVMGMSPLEHRKSSV; encoded by the coding sequence ATGGCAATTACATTGGAAGACAGAGTATTTTACGGCAATAATATCACGATGTTTAAAAAAAATGAGGATTGTACCATATATAACATGAAAGATATCAACGGAGAAGGCACCATGACCTGCTACAAGGTGTTCCCCGGCATCGATCTGCTGTACAATGATTTTCACGTTCCGAGCTGCTTTTCAGAGTTTCGGCCAAAAGTAGACATGCTGGGAATCGACCATTGCCGGGAAGGGCGCATTGAATGGGAATTCCAGGATGGCTCATATATGTACTTGGAAGAAGGAGACCTGCAGATCAATGCGAAAGATAACCATGCCCTTGGCTTCGGATTTCCGCTCAGCCATTATCATGGTATTACGGTTGCAATATATATCGATGAAGCATTAAAAACGCTACCTACTCTCTTTGACGGGTTTTCTGTTGATTTGCAAGCCTTACGGGAAAAATTCTGTGCCGGCAAAAGACCATTTATCATGCGCGCCGAGGACTCTATTCAGCATATTTTTTCTGAGCTCTATACTGTACCTGACAAGATTAGGAAAAATTATTTTAAGATTAAGGTGTTGGAGTTACTGTTGTTTTTAAGCGTGCTTGATGTCCCCATAAATAGCAAAGAACGACCATATTTTCCCCAAAAGCAGGTTAAAACAGTAAAAGCAATTATGAAATACATCAGTGGAAATATCGACAGGCACTTCACTCTGAACGAATTATCTGCTAAGTTTGATATACCACTCACCTCGTTGAAGCTTTGTTTCAAAGGTGTCTATGGTACATCCATCAATGCCTATATGCGTTCTTATCGTATGCATGCGGCAGCATTAATGCTGCGCCAAAGCAATGAAAACGTGGCAGTTATCGCCGGAAAGGTGGGTTATGATAATTCCAGCAAATTCGCGGCAGCTTTCAAGACAGTGATGGGCATGTCTCCACTGGAACATCGAAAATCTTCTGTCTAA
- a CDS encoding ABC transporter ATP-binding protein, translating into MKEKNWLGTVLSFATECRLKMIFSVICAIISVAGGIVPYIGVYQIIVLFFDGKQTVNGILFWAAICLGGYIVKFVFYAISTMLAHFSAYSILENMRLKIADRLMKAPLGTVLNQTVGKLKNVIVDRVETIEVPLAHLIPEGISNLLLPICVFVYLMMIDWRMALAAIVTVPVAIAAYAIMMKTFNKQYADYIESNNYVNSVIVEYVEGIEVIKAFNQSTSSYEKFEKAVESFKEYTLNWFKSTWKLMNFGGSVLPSTLVGTVPLGMYLYLNGSLSPAELTMCLILSLGIVAPLTSFTVFVNDAKAIEYAVKDADEFLNLKELENAHEPVELNQYDIELHNVSFSYDADKASHAGNIENNVLHDINLKLPQGTFTALVGPSGGGKSTVARLIARFWDVGSGTISIGGVTIKKLPLTQLADTVSFVTQDNFLFNCSLRENIRLGNPQASDQEVIAAAKAACCDGFIGNLDNGYDTTAGEAGGKLSGGEKQRIAIARAILKNAPVVILDEATAFTDPENEDKLQQSIAALTKGKTLLVIAHRLSTIKKADQIVVLEKGCIAQTGSHEALLEGCKLYKDMWEAHIGAKNWAANNEKEEVKRYA; encoded by the coding sequence ATGAAAGAAAAAAACTGGCTGGGAACCGTTTTGTCCTTTGCCACGGAGTGCAGGCTGAAGATGATCTTTTCGGTAATATGCGCCATTATCAGTGTCGCAGGCGGTATTGTGCCGTATATTGGCGTATATCAAATCATTGTTTTGTTTTTTGACGGAAAACAGACGGTAAACGGCATCTTATTCTGGGCGGCAATATGTCTGGGCGGTTATATCGTAAAGTTCGTTTTTTATGCCATATCCACAATGTTAGCGCATTTTTCCGCATACAGCATCTTAGAGAATATGCGGCTGAAGATTGCCGACAGATTAATGAAAGCTCCGCTGGGCACCGTGCTGAACCAGACAGTGGGAAAGCTGAAAAATGTGATTGTAGACCGGGTGGAAACCATCGAGGTGCCGCTGGCCCATCTGATTCCAGAAGGGATTTCCAACCTGCTTTTGCCCATCTGCGTATTTGTTTATCTCATGATGATTGATTGGCGCATGGCACTTGCAGCAATCGTTACGGTGCCGGTCGCAATTGCGGCCTATGCAATTATGATGAAAACGTTTAACAAACAGTATGCTGATTATATAGAATCCAACAACTATGTGAACAGCGTGATTGTCGAATATGTAGAGGGAATTGAAGTCATCAAGGCCTTTAACCAGTCTACCTCATCTTATGAAAAGTTCGAAAAAGCCGTAGAGTCTTTTAAAGAGTATACACTCAATTGGTTTAAAAGCACCTGGAAGCTCATGAACTTTGGCGGATCAGTGCTGCCGTCAACCTTGGTGGGCACGGTGCCGCTTGGTATGTATCTGTATCTGAATGGGTCCCTAAGTCCGGCGGAGCTTACGATGTGTCTGATATTATCTTTGGGCATTGTAGCACCGTTAACCAGCTTCACGGTATTTGTAAATGATGCCAAAGCGATAGAATACGCAGTGAAAGATGCCGATGAATTTTTAAACCTGAAGGAGCTTGAAAACGCGCATGAGCCGGTAGAGCTTAATCAATATGATATTGAGCTTCATAATGTGTCCTTTTCCTATGACGCGGATAAAGCTTCCCATGCGGGTAATATAGAAAACAACGTGCTCCATGACATTAATCTAAAGCTCCCGCAGGGGACTTTTACGGCACTGGTCGGCCCTTCCGGAGGGGGAAAGTCAACCGTTGCGAGGCTGATTGCACGTTTTTGGGATGTCGGGAGCGGAACAATCAGCATAGGCGGTGTTACTATCAAAAAGCTGCCCCTGACACAACTTGCCGACACGGTGAGCTTTGTCACTCAGGATAATTTCCTGTTTAACTGCTCGCTGCGGGAAAATATCCGCCTTGGTAATCCCCAGGCCTCCGATCAAGAAGTAATCGCAGCAGCGAAAGCAGCTTGTTGCGATGGATTTATCGGTAATCTGGATAACGGGTATGATACCACTGCCGGCGAGGCCGGAGGAAAATTATCAGGAGGAGAAAAGCAACGCATTGCCATTGCCAGAGCCATCTTAAAAAATGCGCCGGTTGTTATCCTGGATGAGGCAACAGCGTTTACCGATCCGGAAAATGAAGATAAACTACAACAATCCATTGCCGCCCTTACCAAAGGAAAGACCTTGCTGGTGATTGCCCACAGGCTCTCAACCATAAAAAAAGCAGACCAAATTGTCGTTCTGGAAAAAGGGTGTATTGCCCAGACAGGTTCGCATGAAGCGCTCCTTGAGGGCTGCAAACTTTATAAAGATATGTGGGAGGCTCATATCGGTGCAAAAAACTGGGCAGCTAACAATGAAAAAGAAGAGGTGAAGAGATATGCTTAG
- a CDS encoding ABC transporter ATP-binding protein, which translates to MPIMGAAYGLNLIIEDMNGRTTLTMDWVFYMLGFMIFTIAGRFLFAYLRASAQESIGYEVTAEQRIVIGTILKRVSLGFFSKKSAGEIAAAVTTDLSFIEMFGMKMIDVVINGYISALTMVLCLAFYNVWVALIAVAGILLSAVFLKLLGNKSNENAPLHQRAKDSMVAATIEYVRGMPVVKSFKQDGVAKEGVSKAYRMSKDINVKTEKNYVPYNCLHLFALKAASVGIVLASALLAANGAMDIPTMLMMAIFSFIIFGHVEQLNNAAHVLKIIDATLDKLAGIENAEFIDKDSKDVELSAYDIQFQDVTFAYEKRTVLKNVSFTIPENTTTAIIGPSGSGKSTICSLIARFYDADKGSVSVGGVDVKAMTCDSLLKNISMVFQKVYLFHDTVLNNIRFGKPEATFEEVVETTKKACCHDFIMNLPNGYETVIGDGGSTLSGGEKQRISIARAMLKNAPVVILDEATASVDPENEHTIQKAISALVHGKTMIIIAHRLATIQNADQILVVDDGCIAQRGTHENLIKQDGVYKRFLSIRKTAEGWSI; encoded by the coding sequence ATGCCGATTATGGGCGCCGCATACGGACTGAATCTCATCATCGAAGACATGAACGGCCGCACCACGCTGACAATGGACTGGGTATTCTATATGTTAGGCTTTATGATCTTTACGATAGCAGGCAGATTTTTATTTGCTTATCTGCGTGCTTCCGCGCAGGAGAGTATCGGCTATGAAGTAACAGCGGAACAAAGAATCGTGATTGGCACCATCTTAAAACGGGTTTCACTAGGTTTCTTCAGTAAAAAAAGTGCCGGAGAGATCGCCGCGGCCGTAACAACAGATTTGTCATTTATTGAGATGTTCGGAATGAAGATGATCGATGTTGTCATAAATGGCTATATCAGCGCATTAACAATGGTGCTTTGTCTGGCTTTTTATAATGTGTGGGTTGCGCTGATCGCGGTGGCAGGTATACTGCTGTCTGCCGTGTTCTTAAAATTGCTGGGTAACAAGAGCAACGAGAATGCACCGCTGCATCAAAGGGCAAAGGATAGTATGGTTGCCGCTACAATTGAGTATGTCAGAGGAATGCCTGTGGTTAAGTCGTTTAAGCAGGATGGCGTTGCCAAAGAAGGCGTTAGCAAGGCTTATCGGATGAGTAAGGATATTAATGTCAAAACTGAAAAGAATTATGTTCCATACAACTGCCTCCATTTATTTGCGCTTAAAGCAGCATCAGTCGGAATCGTTCTTGCCTCGGCACTACTGGCGGCCAATGGAGCTATGGATATCCCGACCATGCTGATGATGGCAATCTTCTCCTTCATCATTTTTGGGCATGTAGAGCAGCTAAATAACGCAGCTCATGTATTGAAAATCATTGATGCCACATTAGACAAATTAGCCGGCATAGAAAATGCGGAATTTATTGATAAAGACAGTAAGGATGTGGAATTATCCGCATATGATATTCAGTTTCAGGATGTCACCTTTGCCTATGAAAAACGGACTGTATTAAAGAATGTCTCATTCACCATCCCGGAGAATACGACTACAGCAATTATTGGCCCCTCGGGAAGCGGCAAATCAACAATATGCAGTTTGATTGCCCGCTTCTATGATGCTGATAAAGGAAGTGTATCCGTAGGCGGTGTCGATGTAAAAGCGATGACGTGTGACAGCCTGCTTAAAAATATCAGTATGGTATTTCAAAAAGTATATTTGTTTCATGATACAGTGTTGAATAATATCCGGTTCGGAAAACCCGAGGCTACCTTTGAAGAAGTTGTCGAGACAACAAAGAAAGCCTGCTGCCACGACTTCATTATGAATCTGCCTAATGGTTATGAAACAGTAATCGGCGATGGTGGTTCCACGCTTTCCGGAGGGGAAAAGCAGCGCATCTCTATCGCCAGGGCCATGCTGAAAAATGCGCCAGTTGTTATCCTGGATGAGGCCACCGCCAGCGTTGATCCGGAAAACGAGCATACCATTCAAAAAGCGATCAGTGCTTTGGTACATGGGAAAACGATGATCATCATTGCCCACCGGCTGGCCACTATCCAGAACGCTGATCAGATACTGGTAGTCGATGATGGCTGCATTGCGCAGCGAGGAACCCATGAAAACCTCATAAAACAGGATGGCGTGTATAAGAGATTCTTATCTATACGAAAAACAGCGGAAGGCTGGAGCATTTGA
- a CDS encoding MATE family efflux transporter, translated as MSQTIVDEKEKQRHFILNENLWKVMAELSWPAIIAMVLYGLNTVISAVFVGRFVGETALAGVSLAYPLTQISIGLGSLIGVGAGAVLSIAIGRQDKNIQERLLGNVNVLSLIVTVVYMVLGLAFSMQLVKMMGGAGEVLLLGDIYFRITVMGAFFWIYGLAANMIVRAEGKMKSAAVMMGIGLIADVLANYLFVVVLDLGVEGSAWATNIGMLIYTLLGWIYFSQGFASFKTKTFSLCRDASLIKSILSLGASTLIMIVMTLVQGVVVFNVLAKYGTVSDIAFYGVVYRVFTFLLMPIIGLMRAMQPVVGINYGAGQYERVISSYKIFTVASVLLTVPFWIISMVAPEFVLGLMLPDQLFTGTQLMYFWIYMAVIPLLSAVFMAMTFFPSIDKGKPAAMIGITRQLIFYIPVMLILPQKIGVSGIYWGSLAIDAVIVLWTSIMVKREFTRLRTKDQPTTLSA; from the coding sequence TTGAGTCAGACAATCGTAGATGAAAAAGAAAAGCAAAGGCACTTTATTTTAAATGAGAATCTATGGAAGGTTATGGCTGAACTATCATGGCCCGCTATCATTGCCATGGTTCTCTATGGCTTAAACACCGTCATTTCTGCTGTTTTTGTCGGCCGTTTCGTAGGCGAGACCGCTTTAGCGGGAGTTTCCTTGGCCTATCCTTTAACACAAATCAGCATAGGCCTGGGTTCGCTGATCGGCGTTGGCGCCGGTGCCGTATTAAGTATTGCTATTGGCCGTCAGGACAAAAATATCCAGGAACGGCTGCTGGGCAATGTCAACGTTCTTTCGCTGATTGTAACTGTTGTGTATATGGTATTAGGGCTGGCTTTTTCCATGCAATTAGTAAAGATGATGGGCGGAGCAGGCGAAGTGTTACTGCTGGGCGATATCTATTTTAGAATTACAGTCATGGGTGCATTTTTCTGGATCTATGGCCTGGCGGCCAATATGATTGTCAGAGCCGAGGGAAAAATGAAGTCGGCAGCAGTTATGATGGGCATCGGTCTGATTGCGGATGTTTTGGCAAACTATCTGTTTGTTGTGGTCCTTGATTTAGGCGTAGAGGGTTCTGCGTGGGCCACGAACATTGGCATGTTGATTTACACATTGCTTGGCTGGATTTATTTTAGTCAGGGTTTTGCTTCATTTAAAACAAAGACTTTTTCCCTGTGTCGGGATGCATCCTTGATAAAATCCATTCTTAGTCTGGGAGCGTCTACACTTATTATGATTGTGATGACTCTGGTGCAAGGGGTGGTTGTGTTTAATGTACTTGCCAAATATGGTACGGTGTCTGATATTGCCTTTTATGGAGTGGTCTACCGGGTATTCACTTTTTTGCTTATGCCAATCATTGGTTTAATGCGGGCGATGCAGCCGGTCGTCGGCATAAACTATGGTGCTGGGCAATATGAGCGTGTCATCAGTTCCTATAAGATATTTACTGTTGCTTCCGTGTTATTGACGGTGCCTTTCTGGATTATTTCCATGGTTGCTCCTGAATTTGTTTTGGGTCTGATGCTGCCTGACCAATTATTTACCGGAACTCAGCTGATGTATTTCTGGATTTATATGGCGGTTATCCCATTATTGTCAGCAGTTTTTATGGCCATGACATTCTTCCCTTCTATTGATAAAGGCAAACCGGCCGCCATGATCGGTATTACCAGACAACTGATTTTCTACATACCGGTCATGTTGATTTTACCGCAAAAGATCGGCGTTTCCGGCATTTATTGGGGATCACTGGCGATAGATGCAGTTATTGTGTTATGGACCTCGATCATGGTGAAAAGAGAATTTACGAGACTTAGAACAAAAGATCAACCAACCACTTTAAGTGCTTAG
- the epsC gene encoding serine O-acetyltransferase EpsC → MFALFEDIKAIYRNDPACKNVEFLLYPSFHAMITHRYLIWPLYRMGIPFLPRFFSQILRFLTGIEIHPGAKIKPGFFCDHGSGVVIGETVEIGRNCTLFHGVTLGGTGKEKGKRHPTIGDGVYIGHGASIMGPVTVGSRSKIGAKTVIVNRDVPCDCTVVGSPPRIIKVCERRTDLPLPMTHYRRINIQQEQSERDLIGVEERI, encoded by the coding sequence ATGTTTGCTTTGTTTGAGGATATTAAAGCCATTTATCGGAATGATCCGGCTTGCAAAAATGTGGAGTTTTTACTGTATCCATCCTTTCATGCGATGATCACTCATCGATATTTGATATGGCCGCTTTACCGTATGGGAATACCGTTTCTACCCCGCTTCTTTTCTCAAATACTACGTTTTTTGACCGGGATTGAAATTCATCCGGGGGCTAAAATTAAGCCGGGTTTTTTCTGTGATCATGGTAGTGGCGTGGTGATCGGTGAAACAGTGGAGATTGGCAGGAATTGTACTCTTTTCCACGGCGTTACGCTGGGGGGGACAGGAAAAGAGAAGGGAAAAAGGCATCCGACCATCGGGGATGGTGTTTATATCGGTCACGGAGCCAGCATCATGGGACCGGTAACCGTAGGCAGCAGAAGTAAAATCGGTGCCAAGACGGTCATTGTAAACCGGGATGTGCCGTGTGACTGCACGGTGGTTGGTTCACCGCCGCGCATTATAAAAGTATGCGAGAGAAGGACCGATCTTCCCCTTCCCATGACGCATTATCGCAGAATCAACATTCAGCAAGAACAGAGTGAGAGGGATTTGATTGGTGTAGAGGAAAGAATATAA
- a CDS encoding thioesterase II family protein: MKITNNWFPFARNRDIKKTNRVFCFHYAGGSSSIFKHWAVSRLPVEFIPVELPGRGARISESCLENFDCLIEQMISSLITVIDNRPFYFFGHSMGAMIAFEAAYQLQGKYGVQPEKLIVAGRHAPHRPDLSLFKSHMSDETLIWELKRLNGTPREILENREIIQFLLPMIRSDYKLHESYNYQGQKLSIPIIAHAGKHDHEANAAVMQHWQQVTDGAFAIKEFDGNHFFVQNLGEEYLSELIRAVSQADYNVREA, encoded by the coding sequence ATGAAAATTACAAACAACTGGTTTCCCTTTGCTCGTAACCGGGATATCAAAAAAACAAACAGGGTTTTCTGCTTTCACTATGCCGGCGGCAGTTCCTCCATATTCAAACATTGGGCGGTATCCCGCCTGCCGGTTGAATTTATCCCCGTAGAGCTTCCGGGCAGAGGGGCACGAATATCCGAATCATGTCTGGAGAATTTTGACTGCTTAATTGAACAAATGATTTCCAGTTTGATAACTGTAATCGACAACCGTCCCTTTTATTTTTTCGGACACAGCATGGGAGCAATGATCGCCTTTGAAGCAGCCTATCAGCTTCAGGGAAAATACGGGGTTCAGCCTGAAAAGCTTATTGTCGCCGGACGTCATGCGCCCCATCGCCCCGATCTGTCGTTGTTCAAAAGTCATATGAGCGATGAGACTCTTATATGGGAATTGAAGAGACTGAACGGAACTCCCCGGGAAATTCTGGAGAACAGGGAAATTATTCAGTTTTTACTGCCAATGATCAGAAGCGATTACAAGCTTCACGAAAGTTACAATTACCAGGGCCAAAAACTCAGCATTCCGATCATTGCTCATGCGGGAAAGCACGATCACGAAGCCAACGCAGCCGTCATGCAGCATTGGCAGCAAGTAACGGATGGGGCATTTGCAATCAAAGAATTCGACGGCAATCATTTCTTTGTGCAGAATTTGGGCGAAGAGTACCTCTCAGAACTGATCAGGGCAGTTTCGCAGGCTGATTATAACGTGAGGGAAGCCTGA